GAGGACCTTCTCCGACTTCTTCCTCGTGTCTGGCCCTAGACActggttttgttctcttttcttctggtcTTCGTTGTAGCTGTCATCCACCTCCTTCTTGTAGATGCAGAACTTGTTCCTGTCCTGAGTGCCCAGCCAGGCCACGGTGGCCGACGTGCAGGTGCGCAGCTTGTCGAAGGCTTTGACCCTGGTGTCTTCGGGCAGCGACGGGAAGGCGTGCTTGCCCGGCCGCGTGCTCGCCAGGACTTTCAACATGGACGcccctttcttatttcctttcagGCGGACGAGATACTTGGCTTTGGGCTTCCCCCTGAGCAGGAACTGCCGGATGCCTTCCACGTTCTGGGACAGGATCAGTTTCCCATCTCTCCTCACCTGGACCTGCACCGCGTCCAGACAGGAGTGGACGAAGAAGGTGACCTTCTGGTGAGAGGAGACGGGAGCGAACCGCAGGAACTTGGAGCCCTTCCTTTTCACAAACACGTCCGTCACCCTCCCGTCTTTCAGCTCGACCGTCTTCTGCTCGGCCTCCTCCTTGGTCCTGGCGAAGGTGCCCACGTAGGCCGTGCTCAGGTTGCTGCGGCCGTTGGCCACGAAGACGTCGAAGTAGTACTGCGTGTCGGGCTTCAGGTCCGAGACGGTGAAGACGTTCTTGTTCCCTATGCAGATCTTCTGAATGTCGGCCTTGGGCCGCGCGTGGGCCGGGCGGCCCAGTTTGGGAGACGGCTTGGCCAGGAAGCCACGCTCTTTACCCAAATTATCGGACGGGAATCCGAAGTGGGCGAAGTCAAAGGGGCTGAAGTCCAGGCCGGGTTTCGGGGCCACCATAAAGGCGTCGTCCAGGCTCAGCTTCGCCTCCACGGCGCAGAGACTCTTGAAGTTGTGCTCCTTGTTGATGACCACGCAGTACTGAGTGGGCTGCCTCAGCAGGGAGGCCGTGGGGCTCGGCTTCCAGGCCAGCGTGACCGTGGTGCGCCCCAGGGACGTAACGTCCACTCTGGGGTCGTACGGTAGCTCTGGGTAGGGCTGGTCGGACTCCGGCGTGGTGGTGGCGTAGACTTTGAagtgtgtgtctttctctgtggACAGAAGCTCCAACTGGTACAGGCCGGAGGGGGAGCTGGAAGAGAGGAAGGCCTCCACATCGTTGCCTTTGTAGGAGAAGAGCTCCGCACCCTTCTCGCTCGTCACCTGCTGCCTCTGCTGGTCCAGGGGCTCGGGCTCACCTGCAAGACAGAGACGGGAGAGGCGGCGCGTCAGGGCAGAGGCCGCGGTGGCCAGGCTCAACCACGTGTGGGCTGCCCCTC
This window of the Desmodus rotundus isolate HL8 chromosome 9, HLdesRot8A.1, whole genome shotgun sequence genome carries:
- the NDNF gene encoding protein NDNF, giving the protein MEPLRWWLLWLVLALGVQTQKLPTRDEGLFQMQIRDKALFHDSSVIPDGAEISSYLFRDTPKRYFFVVEEDNTPLSVTVTPCDTPLEWKLSLQELPEEASAEGSGEPEPLDQQRQQVTSEKGAELFSYKGNDVEAFLSSSSPSGLYQLELLSTEKDTHFKVYATTTPESDQPYPELPYDPRVDVTSLGRTTVTLAWKPSPTASLLRQPTQYCVVINKEHNFKSLCAVEAKLSLDDAFMVAPKPGLDFSPFDFAHFGFPSDNLGKERGFLAKPSPKLGRPAHARPKADIQKICIGNKNVFTVSDLKPDTQYYFDVFVANGRSNLSTAYVGTFARTKEEAEQKTVELKDGRVTDVFVKRKGSKFLRFAPVSSHQKVTFFVHSCLDAVQVQVRRDGKLILSQNVEGIRQFLLRGKPKAKYLVRLKGNKKGASMLKVLASTRPGKHAFPSLPEDTRVKAFDKLRTCTSATVAWLGTQDRNKFCIYKKEVDDSYNEDQKKREQNQCLGPDTRKKSEKVLCKYFHSQNLQKAVTTETITGLQPGRAYLLDVYVVGHGGHSVKYQSKVVKTRRFC